CGCTCTGGCGCGCCTCCATGCTCTCCGTCGGCGAGTACGCCGTCGTCCACATCAGCGCCGACCACCCCGAGTCCGGGATCGTCGCGGTCGAGGTCCACGGCCCCTCCTGCTGAGCGCGTAGGGCGACGCCCCCAGCGTTCCGGGCTCGTTCACCTCCCGTTCACCATCGGCCCTGAATGTGGTCACGCATCGTTCGTAGCTTGCTTCGCGGGCCCGAACCCGTGGGCCCGACACATTCCACGAACACTCCCTCGGAGGGAATCACAGTGAAGATCTCGCGTTTCGGTGCCGTCGGCGCCATCGCACTCGTCGGCACGCTCGCGCTCGCCTCGTGCGCGGCCAACGAGCCCGGCGCCTCGGAGGAGACCGGCGGTTCGGACCTCACCGGCACGCTCGTCGGCGCCGGCGCCTCCTCGCAGCAGTCGGCCCAGGAGGCGTGGATCGCCGCGTTCCAGGGCGACAACCCCGACGTCACCATCGAGTACGACCCGGCCGGCTCCGGCACGGGCCGCGACACCTTCATCGCGGGCGCCTCCGCCTTCGCGGGCTCCGACCGCGCCTTCAAGGACGAGGAGATCGCCGCCGGCGAGTTCGGCTCCTGCGTCGTCGAGTCGGGCATCGTCGAGATCCCCGCCTACATCTCGCCCATCGCGGTCGCCTTCAACCTCGAGGGCGTCGAGTCGCTGAACCTCGACGCGGCCACCATCGCCGGCATCTTCGCCGGCGACATCACGAACTGGTCGGACGACGCGATCGCCTCGCAGAACGACGGCGTCGAGCTCCCCGACCTCGACATCACCGCGGTCCACCGCGCGGACGACTCGGGCACCACCGAGAACTTCACCGAGTACCTGGGCCAGGCCGCGCCCGAGGTGTGGACGGACGAGGCCGACGGCGTCTGGCCGCTCGAGGGCGGCGAGGCCGCGTCGCAGACCTCCGGCGTCGTCGACGCCGTGACCGGCGGCACCGGCACCATCGGCTACATGGACGCCTCGCGCGTCGGCGACCTCGGCACCGTCTCGGTCCAGGTCGGCGAGGAGTACGTCGCGTACTCCGCCGAGGCCGCGGCCGCGATCGTCGACGCCTCGCCCCTCGTCGAGGGCCGTGGCGAGGGCGACCTCGCGATCGAGCTCGACCGCACCTCGACCGAGGCCGGCGTCTACCCGATCGTCCTCGTCTCGTACCTCATCGGCTGCGCCGAGTACGGCGACAAGGCCCCCGAGGGCGCCGCCGAGCTCACCAAGGCGTACTTCGAGTACATCGTGAGCCCGGAGGGCCAGCAGGCCGCCGCCGAGGCCGCGGGCTCCGCCCCGATCTCCGACACGCTGCAGGCCGACGCCGAGGCCGCGATCGCGCTGATCAAGTAGTCCCATGAGCTGCCCGGTCCCGGCAGGCGCCTTGTGCGCCGGCGCCGGGGCCGGGCAGACTCGGGTCCGGACCCGGACCGCCCCGCACGACCTCACCCGAACCCCCAGCGAGAGGCACCAGCCACGATGAGCAGCACGGCGGCTCCCGGCCAGATCACGGCCGTCAAGCGCCTCGGCGACCGGATCTTCTCCGGCAGCGCCCTCACCGCCGGATCGCTCATCCTCGCGGTCCTCGCCGCGGTGAGCGGCTTCCTCCTCCTCCAGAGCGTCCCCGCCTTCACGACGCCGACCGACGAGCTCTCGATCCTCCGCGGCATCGACTTCGGCGCCTACGTCCTGCCCCTGATCTTCGGCACGCTGTGGTCGGCCGCGCTCGCGCTGATCATGGCCGTGCCGCTCGCGATCGGCATCGCGCTCTTCATCTCGCACTACGCGCCGCGCCGGCTCGCGCAGGGCCTCGGCTACATCATCGACCTCCTCGCGGCGGTCCCCTCGGTCGTCTTCGGCCTCTGGGGCGCGAACGTCCTCGCGCCGATCGTCCGCCCCTTCTACGTCTCGCTCTCCGAGACCCTCGGCTGGCTGCCGCTCTTCGCGCCGCCCGTCTCGGGCACCGGCCGCACCATCCTCACCGCCGCCATCGTGCTCGCGGTGATGGTGCTCCCGGTCATCACCGCCATCTGCCGCGAGGTCTTCATCCAGACCCCCGTCCTCCACGAGGAGGCGGCCCTCGCGCTCGGTGCGACCCGCTGGGAGATGGTCCGGATGACGGTCTTCCCGTTCGCCCGCGCCGGCATCGTCTCCGGCGCCATGCTCGGCCTCGGCCGCGCGCTCGGCGAGACGATGGCGGTCGCGATGGTGCTCTCGTCCTCGAGCATCATCACCGTCAACCTCATCAGCTCGACCAACTCGCCGACCATCGCGGCGAACATCGCGCTGAGCTTCCCCGAGGCCTACGGCGCGAACGTCAACGTGCTCATCGCGACCGGCCTCATCCTCTTCGCGATCACCCTGGTCGTGAACACCATCGCGCGGCTCATCGTGAACCGCCGCAAGGACTTCTCGGGAGCCAACTGATGAGCGCGGCAACCCAGGCGCCCTCGAGCGCCATCACGAACACCTACGCCTCCGGCCGGCTCGCCGCCCCGACGCCGTGGGTCATGCTCGCCGGCGCGATGGCCGTCTCGGCGGTCGTCTTCGGCCTCACGCTCGCGGCGCAGGGCGACGGCGACTTCAACATCGCC
The Homoserinibacter sp. YIM 151385 DNA segment above includes these coding regions:
- a CDS encoding phosphate ABC transporter substrate-binding protein PstS, translated to MKISRFGAVGAIALVGTLALASCAANEPGASEETGGSDLTGTLVGAGASSQQSAQEAWIAAFQGDNPDVTIEYDPAGSGTGRDTFIAGASAFAGSDRAFKDEEIAAGEFGSCVVESGIVEIPAYISPIAVAFNLEGVESLNLDAATIAGIFAGDITNWSDDAIASQNDGVELPDLDITAVHRADDSGTTENFTEYLGQAAPEVWTDEADGVWPLEGGEAASQTSGVVDAVTGGTGTIGYMDASRVGDLGTVSVQVGEEYVAYSAEAAAAIVDASPLVEGRGEGDLAIELDRTSTEAGVYPIVLVSYLIGCAEYGDKAPEGAAELTKAYFEYIVSPEGQQAAAEAAGSAPISDTLQADAEAAIALIK
- the pstC gene encoding phosphate ABC transporter permease subunit PstC, translating into MSSTAAPGQITAVKRLGDRIFSGSALTAGSLILAVLAAVSGFLLLQSVPAFTTPTDELSILRGIDFGAYVLPLIFGTLWSAALALIMAVPLAIGIALFISHYAPRRLAQGLGYIIDLLAAVPSVVFGLWGANVLAPIVRPFYVSLSETLGWLPLFAPPVSGTGRTILTAAIVLAVMVLPVITAICREVFIQTPVLHEEAALALGATRWEMVRMTVFPFARAGIVSGAMLGLGRALGETMAVAMVLSSSSIITVNLISSTNSPTIAANIALSFPEAYGANVNVLIATGLILFAITLVVNTIARLIVNRRKDFSGAN